atacgtttttttttgttgttgtcataATATAGTTTTGAGTTAGTCATATACATTTGTATATAGTTATTGGTTGGCCATGTagttatatatagttttaggcttttagcaTTTTTAGCCTTCAAGACTTTTGCGGATCCTAGCAACATCCTGGCCGTTGATATCATAAGCACTCTTCAAAACCTCTACCAGAAACGGAGGCTTTGAAATGAAAGACGACAAAGATACAATCTGAGTCCCAGGATTCTGACTACTCAGCCCAGAGACTGCCAAAGCTGAGCTCACCGTATCAATGTTATATAGAAAATGGATCAAACCTTTGGGAAACACGAATGTCTCACCCGGATGAAGCTCCTGCGTAAAGACCCGACCCGACGTATCCACGAACCCGACGAGAAGGACACCGTCGAGGCAGACTGTCACTTCGGAGGCGCGTGGGTGCACGTGCGGTGGGACAACACCAGAGCCTCCGAAGTCTAGCCTGGCCATTGTAAGGCCCACTGTGTTTAGACCTGGGAGGTTGGCGGTTGTGGTCACAGTGACGTTGATCATAAACGGTTTGGTCTTAGTGTTTCCGGGTCTGGATAATGCGGATGTTGAAAAGTCAGAGACGCTGGCTTGTGTCGGATCTTTGCAAAGTTTGCCGTTGAGGAAGATTTGTTGGTGAgatgaaggaggaggagaaacgCAGTAGTCTTGGAGCGGGTCCGGGTCGGATTTAACCCGACCCATAAGAAGT
This sequence is a window from Arabidopsis thaliana chromosome 1 sequence. Protein-coding genes within it:
- the GLP7 gene encoding germin-like protein 7 (germin-like protein 7 (GLP7); FUNCTIONS IN: manganese ion binding, nutrient reservoir activity; INVOLVED IN: biological_process unknown; LOCATED IN: apoplast; EXPRESSED IN: inflorescence meristem, hypocotyl, root, flower; EXPRESSED DURING: petal differentiation and expansion stage; CONTAINS InterPro DOMAIN/s: Cupin, RmlC-type (InterPro:IPR011051), Cupin 1 (InterPro:IPR006045), Germin (InterPro:IPR001929), RmlC-like jelly roll fold (InterPro:IPR014710), Germin, manganese binding site (InterPro:IPR019780); BEST Arabidopsis thaliana protein match is: RmlC-like cupins superfamily protein (TAIR:AT3G05950.1); Has 1505 Blast hits to 1501 proteins in 101 species: Archae - 0; Bacteria - 26; Metazoa - 0; Fungi - 42; Plants - 1425; Viruses - 0; Other Eukaryotes - 12 (source: NCBI BLink).): MILNILLTLTLLMGRVKSDPDPLQDYCVSPPPSSHQQIFLNGKLCKDPTQASVSDFSTSALSRPGNTKTKPFMINVTVTTTANLPGLNTVGLTMARLDFGGSGVVPPHVHPRASEVTVCLDGVLLVGFVDTSGRVFTQELHPGETFVFPKGLIHFLYNIDTVSSALAVSGLSSQNPGTQIVSLSSFISKPPFLVEVLKSAYDINGQDVARIRKSLEG